Part of the Cydia pomonella isolate Wapato2018A chromosome 5, ilCydPomo1, whole genome shotgun sequence genome is shown below.
ggaagtgcctctcgcgcaaactattcagtttaaaaaaaaaaagatattagaaacctcaatatcatttttgaagacctatccatagataaccccacacgtatgggtttgatgaaaaaaaaaacttttttgagtttcagttctaaatatggggaacccccaaaatttattgtttattttctattttagtgTGAAAATCGTAATACGGTTCTTataatcttaatgcggttcacagaatacatctacttaccaagtttcaacagtatagtccATAggttcggaaaaaagtggctgtgacatacggacggatagacagacagacatgacgaatccataagggttccgttttttgccatttggctacggaaccctaaaaacccttTCTCCTAAGTGTTAGTTGAAGTAGATGACGCTGCACGgtgtcatattttttgttaacgGAATTGTCAAACGTCGATTTTCGATATGACCACCAGAGATACCGCGTCATAAACggagccgtacagcgccatTACATTAGctatcaaattcgaagcacggagatatggagtgtggatttaaaaggagtgaaatctcttatggtagaactgtcgcaaaagtgtccagctgtcagctataaataatagttccaaatctctccagagtagcgctagagtagctaagaacctaggcgttactgacaaagtgaagtgcgctgtctatgatttgatttttttgtcaagtattgaaggtattgtagcgccacctatttaaggtttttaatttttgatgaGACTTTTTGGaacatggagatttaattccttacctccaccttccatacacGGAGACATTACAATCATATTTTACACAATCTATATATTTGTTACATAGGTAAGGTAGGTAAACTGACCGTCATGcgttatttacaacatttagcGTCACAATGAGACGTTCGCgctaataaatatatgtaatactaAAGTATGATCATACCATCTCCTTTGATCAACAGTAAGCAGGGCGGTGCCTTTGTTTTCGGAATAGTTCGCAATCACGACGCCAACGAACAGGGTAAGTCCAATCATGCACCCCAGGAAAATGTATACGTGTATGTATATAGCATGCATCTGCAAACAAATTCATTTATTAACCAGTAttagatataatatattaagGTGTAAGTGACAAAAAACTGCTTTGATTGATAAACACACGAATCACAAGGTGTATTATAAGTGCAGCTATGTATCATTCAGTGTAATTTGGATGATCaaaattttgttgtttttattctaCCTAGTACATGAGAAGACAATAAACATTCCAGTATGCCATAGATAAATAGAGCAAATACAGTTTCTTATTTTAAGTAGCCAAGTCTTAATCCACATTGCCGCGgaattttttgtttcaaaagTGACTCAAGATACTTCATGATGTTTGTCATCGTGAAATCTCTTGGGTCACTTTTGAAACAGTctactattaaatatatttaattagttcttttataacaataaatctCACGTTAAGTGTCActtataagtatatacttacaGGGCCAAGTGCTTTTATCAAGACGTCGCGGACGTCCAGCCACCCCTTAAATGAAAGAACTTCAAATAACGTCAACAATGCGTCGCCAATGTTATCAAAGTTGAACCGCTTCGGGTTTGCcctgtaataaataacaaacagatatacaattaacattttacttataaaacatgtaaaaaacgCTACCATTAACATCAAATTCATATGAAAACATGATCTTTATAGTGGCGCTGTCACACTCAGTCGCTGCCAAGTCGGTAAAAGTTTAGCTCAGATGGATTCAAATCCtatcttaataataaataaaaaaatagtacctattCATTTTACATCTatgaatacaaatacatattctTACCACACTCTAGGCACCAGCATAGATGGAAACGTCTCATTCGGCCCGGGTCTGATCTTCATCTTAGTAACGAACACTCGTCTCATAAAAACTCCCACACAGTTTTCTCGTTCCAAAATTGTGGGGTCGTTGCATCGCGCTAACCTATCgcaattgaaaattattgtgACATTAACTACTGATTTATTAGGAACTTGAAGTTCAATTTTACTAATATTAAACAGGAAGTTTACCTTCCTCCGTATAGTTGTACGCCGTAACTAGCAAACACAAACATCAGTAGTATAAGAAGCGTTGATACCTGTAAAACATCGCAACATACATCTTAGGCCgtatttaaaaactattaaaataaaatacacgcatgaaacaattcaaaaatgattcctttttaataaaataataataattacccaGGAGACATCACTAAAAGTATCAACAGTCAGTGCCGTTTTCAGTATTTTTAGTTAGTGCGAGATCAAACTGTGTACCGTCGCTAGCGAATGCCGCCCAACCCTCAAAACTGGGTCCCTGTTTTGGTTGATTTCAGCGCCCTATGACGGTCCTTGGCAGGCAGCAATAAAGTCCGTATccctaataatattttaaatgcatGAAGATAGATTGCATCCTGAGATTGTATCctaacataggatagtttttattacgGAAATCATCATTCTACGTCAACGGAAGCGTGGGCTGGAGTTAGTTTTGAACCAGCCGTACCAGCAGTATCTCCTTGAAGCCGCGGCACAGCTCGTAGACGACTTTCCTCATGTGCGGCACGAGCGTGAAGATCCGCAGGGGCCGCACGCAGCGCAGGATCATCAGCATCTGCGCCGCCGAGCCCGGCGGCACGCGCCGCGGCATCCAGCACAGGAACGTCAGGGACACCTGCAACatccacactgttaactgaccATTTGTTCATACGCATTTTTTTATCTCACCAGACTATTTTATTCctctaagggcctgtttcacaatgtccaagtaaagtcctgaataagctacttggcACTTATCTGACAAATAAAGTCGTTTTTGACGTTTCACAATCATAAAAttagcttaactggtagatagtGCTTAGTTTTGGATGAAGTTTTATCTGACagttaatttgtttgttaattagatatccaatactttacttggacactGCGAAACAGGCCCTAAGCGCTACTTGCACCATCCAGTGGGTTTAACTCGTTGAGCCCGGGGTCAAccagttaaaccgttaacccagtgtcaaattgtactggtaaccatggtaactcctggtttaaccagttaatcccgggttagtgggatttTGCAAGAGGCCCTTGAGTTTaaagtggcaaagtaattgAACATACATCATACATGTCATACACAGACTTTATACTCGGACACTAAAATTGCAATTCAGTTGGGTTGACCAATCTAACTGCATAGACTTTGGGAATTGGGTAGACTTTGTACCCAGATGCTAAAATTACAGTTTGATTGGTCAACTCAATCATTCTGCTTTTGTACCAATTTTGTAAAATGACGGATCAGTCGGACAAAGTGGGGCAATCGTAGTGTCATTTTAGTATCTAGGATATACAAAAaggattaatttaatatttataacttacaATGTAAATGAAAACATCCAGAACTGCTGCCGCATCTTTGAGATACGCTTTCGGAGTAAAGAATAAGCCGTCGGCTAAGATTTTTAGTGCCAACTCGAAACTCATGAATACTACGAATCCGTATTCCGcaatctgaaaataaaaaagttaataatGAAACGACCCTAAACTAATTATACGGTTGGTTAACAATTTTTTCAACCCTTACCTGTAGAACGAAATTTTCCATAACCCTGTAGGTAGGTGTTTCGAACATCATAGAAAAGCATGACAGAGTAGTGACCATGATCATCACCCAGTCTAAATAAGTCACTAATCCCAGGAAGTTACTGAAATATAACATTCAATAATTTTCATTGTGAACAAACAAAGTTAACAGTATAATCAAATGCATATGACATCTAATTCAgtttataagtacttaatatcaaAGTTAAATATGTCTGCACATCTTCACGCCTTCCTTTTCAAGCGTGACCCGACTCCTGAGTCTGACCACGTACCCTAAGGGCCGGTTGCACCAAACTTATTGTATGAGAAGTTTCATAGTAAAACCGCCGCGGCGCCCCtcgtgacgttgatcagtctgtcAAGTGTCAAGTACGGATGGTGCAACTGGCACTAAGTGGTAGTGGCGTCAGTTCTAAATGCAGATGGATGCCGGTTTGGTTCGGCCTCCGGTACTGGACGTCCTGGTTACACGTCTATAATATGACATCTGTTtcagtaatataaaaaatgtcttACTGAAAACTCTTGTAGTGCACCTTCCTCTCGTTCCCAGTGACGGGGTCGCGCAGGCGAGCATCGTACCGCGCGTCCACGATGGCGCGGCAGATTTTTCTGAAGCGCGACTCTCTCGGCACTATTAACAGCGGCGTGTCAAACAAAGGATGGTTTTCACGAAGATCTTCTTCTCGCTGATTCCTGAGAATAAAAGCATGTTTCGTACGAATAAGTGCGTTTGTTTTATTGCAGAAACTACAACTACAGCGACCAAAGTGTTTTTAATTGCAGAAAAGCCGTTAAGCCTAAAAAAATTCGTGCTTCAAATTTTGCACCTGATGTAGATGGTTCTCTACGGCTTCATGTATTATGCAGTAACTCTATCTATCGAAAGTTGACGTTTCACAATCCAGTTAtcacaaaacatatggcgccgTACAGCGTCATCTACATCTGTCAAGCTCAATAATTCTTTACTTGAAACTAACTGTcccatagggagcgtgcatgaactgtaggaggcagcacaggagccgtcagatttttggcgcgaggcgtaaatgtttattgttccgatgtagcccacaagatggcagaacctactatgcacaagaaaacacgtgacgtgtaaatgtacatgtttatggttccgattcaagccacaagatggcagaccctccgaCGCGCATGGGCCCTATAAATAGTACTTTGAACGCGGCGCGCCCACGCACAGCACGCTCTACTCAATTCCGTGCTCGAGACACACCCACAGTGTGACTTGTTTTTGAGTGCAATCGAACGACTGATGACTGAGTGTAAGAGAATGATAGAGCGAGAGATGCCTGTAAGTAGTATTATATAATGTGattatgtagatacttttgtactcaatgtataagtattactgtctcccaatttgtgccgctgtggctttagctgttaaggtataattttaaacttaataaataaacaataaacttaGACAACGCCGTCATAAGAGCGCCATATCAACGGTAGCACTAGGCATGAAGAGGCCCTACCTTCTCATCTCGGCCTGCTGTCGCTTGGCCTGCAGCAGGCGTATGTCGAGGTACGGAGGTCGTGCCCGTGAGGACGGCACGACGCGGGACGCGGCGCCTATGTCACCGTTCTCGAGCAAGTGCTCGTACGTCTGCTTTAGCTTGATGGAGCCGCTGCGCACAGACCGCCTTATGGATCGGGACCCGAATCTGGAAATTGATTCATAAGATAATAAGGAATTTTCTTAATTTCGTTATAAGGGGCACTTACTTAAACAATTTCTTAAAAGTAGTTATAAGATGCTCTAAGAACCGGGAAGAAACGGGAATCCCGGTACCGACTATGCCCAGAACCGGGCAATGAAATTCTTGATACCGGAACCGGTACTGCATGTCCTAGGTTCTGGGCTCGAGGCATTGCAGCGCGAAATAAGTGTAATAGCGTTATTGGCgtaaattattgaattattcAAAAGATTAGCTTTGCATGTCAATCTCTGTTGATTCGCGTTTCCATTCAGTAGGCATAGTATTTTAGAAACTATGGCGAAATAAAAGTTATAGAATAAATAGCTAAAAACGGTTATAGACTTACTTCTTTTGATCCACCCGCAACTGTTTCGCACTAGAAATGGTTCCCTGTGACTTTAATCCCGATTTGCCTCCCGTCGCCAACATAGCGGAATCTCCTAGAACCATGCGGTGATTGTTCGAATCTCTGCAATGAAATAGGGCAGtattattcatataaattactcagtacctgggcgaccgagctttgctcggttataactatttattgtaatatggtggtgataatctacataaacttaaaaagtaaaatgtgaactgacaattattattatttacaatcgattttaaccttacagcacttctCAGAGAGttacgccatctattgtcgatttctcttattacataggtcattttttttactgaattaaacttgtgtaaaacaataaaaattaaaaaattatatataaacttgaacatataaaaaaaaaacaaaagttagtcaccgggcgagattcgaacccgtaacactcgtttagcagtccgcgtcttaacccactggaccagacggacagtgaccggaaacacgaaattagcgaccatattctgcgtcgaaagaaaaacgcatgaacactcgaaaacacgcgttttcccaaacataagactaatttagatagattgtatacccctaaaaacccacatataccaaatttcagcgaaatcgttagagccgtttccgagatcacagaaatatatatatacaagaattgctcgtttaaaggtataagatttagcATCGAAACCAatatagaaaagaaaaaaaaacctttacaaCGACGTGGACACGAACAAAATCAATAgtacctgaaaataaataaataaaagaaacgaATATATGCTTTTATGAAtagattttaaagaaaaaaaatgcataaaatattaaacgaaTGAAGAATCAAAAATCAATAACaaataattacatacaaaaaaatgtgacaaaatattaaataataaaagtaagcaGCACACTCCTCTAAAACATAAATACCGACTATAACTCCGTAGATAATAGTCCGTTTGGTGTTTTGTATACAATACAAGTTACACAGGAAAAACTGTAATTGGCCATACTATTGTGTAAATTAGCATAAGATAAAAACTCTGTTGGTTTATGGAAATGGATCGATAAccttatttttttgctttaaatctAAACTTTTCAAAAGTCACCCCGGGCGATTATACCGTGGCAACAAACATTGAATTTACATTACTGTGCACAATATCTGTGCACCCCGCCTCATGACGTCATATCGGCGCTCTAGGTGCGATATGCGAGCGCGGAGAGGTGAACGGGGAAGTAGGCGCGACGTCGCTTCTAACGAGGTGCATAGATACTTTGATCGGATAGTAACGTATTCTGCACTTACTCTATAATAGAAGCGACAACGTGCCGCCTCAGAGCCGAGCTGGGTCGCTGCGACGGCGGCGCCACCACCAGCGTCTTAACCAAGCACCGCTTGCGGTACGGGAAGGAGATCTTGTCGGCGCCGACGTACGCGCGGCGCGACTCGTCGCCGTTCGGCGCGCGCGGCTTCACCGGCGCTCCCGTGGCTTCTTCCTCGAGCTCTTCGCATACGAACTGGCGCATGAACGACTCACGGACCTGATAATACcgggttaaaaaaaatacttgtttacATTTATCGAATGTTTTACGCAAACAATATAAGCACTAAGCAGGAACTATTAATTTACCTTGATTTACGTCCAATACCTACTAAATATCGCATCCTAAAATATCACACCATACAAAATAGGcattatattgtatttgttacaatatattttaaaaagttctTATTAGGTATAACGGATAAAAATAGTTATCAGTTAGCCAACGCGAATGGCTCTAGATAAAGTTCATCGCCATGGAGCGAAACATATAGTGGCTTTTTATGTGAATTGATGAGTAAACTTAAATTGAGTAGTGtacttaaaaattacattacgcGATTCTAATCACAGTACTAATGTTCCACTGTTTTACAGCGCCATAATAAGAAAACAATgacaatgaaaattataaaataacctTTGGCAAATTGAAGTCTCCAGGTACTTTATGAAGCTTGGTCATTTGCGGGCTGTCGGGAAATTTCTCAAAGATTCTTAAACGAAATGGCAAGCTCTCTTTTATCTCTGCACTCTGTTGACGATATCTCAGctgtttcaatttctttataTCTTCGTCTAACTCCAAATTGTCCAAGATTACCGCTACGAAAAGCGAAAGCACGATCTGGAATACAGATTAGGTtcattaggtattttttgaGTATATTGTAAAAGGGTGAAccgcatttttttatattctaggttttatggtatttcaaaacaaattgtttgtggAAAGTAGTGGCTTTATAAGCCCTTCCATGATGGGCCTAAGTACGTTAGTAGAACGTAGGTAGTATAACATTTGATCTAACAAACTGTGCTGCTTTTGTCCCCTGGCTGACgggacaaaataacaaaaataaatagttaattcatttcaatgaaaataattcTTACCAGTGTGACGAATAGATGGTATAAAATGAAGTATATAGCCACCAATGGAGTCAACGTCTGACTTGTCCGAACCATGGTTTCATCCATTACTTCTACCCACGCTTCTTGAGTCAATATTTGGAACATAGACATAAAAGCCtgaaacataaaaagtttaatCCAGCATTAATTTCAAGAATTATGGCCACACCACACCGCACCCTATGTAGCACGGATCTTCCTCTCTATGTTGCGTATTTTTATCTAATGCGAGTAATGCGTAGCGTAGGGCCCGCAACACAAGCGTATTGTCTGTATTATACGTACTTTCATTCATTCAGAGGTTATCAATGTGTGCTTACCTCGGGAAAGGCCTCAAACTTTGTAAATTCACACAAGAAACAGAACAACTGCATTGAGATTGAAGAACTAATAATTaacaaacacattgtaaaaattATGAGACTTCCTAATTTTTTTCCAGGACCAAATATCTTGTACACAAATCCTTCCAATAATGGCGACGCTTTGATTAATCTTACGATTCGTAGAACCTGAAAATAAAGTATACGGGTTAATtacattttctttaatttttctgtGCCATCACCCAAAAAAACTCTAATATCGtctctaaaaatattttgcgtGATAACGTTCGCTATAATTGTATTCCAGGGCAGTAGACTACGTTGAATTAAATAACCCTACCCTTAACAGGTTATACTTTTCGAGAGTGACCCAGGGGACAACACCatggattaaaaataaaataggaaaACATTATGTACCAAATTTATCTaggttaataatataatttagtaaGCAATGAAAAAGAAACTGATTAAAAATCCACTTTTTTACCTGAAAGTATGTAAAGCCTGACATGTAGAGCTGGGGTATTATGTGAATTGTCGTTCCTATAGCCAATAGCAGTTCAAATTTGTGGACAGAATGTTTAAAATAGCCTTTCCAACCCAGGCACCATATTTTAATCAGGGCCTCTAAATCCAAGAATATAGTAAACGCAATctggaatataaaaaaatgcattagcATATTGCTTTTAACAATGAACAAAagtaatattgtaaaaaatttgATACGTTTTATTACTTTACCTCAATATAGTAGTATTTCTCGTAGAAAAATTCTCTTGGATTGCCATCGTGTTTGAAATTCATAGTAGCCGTTATAATGCCATTAGCTAGCACGACGCCCATGACTAGTAGCCGAAAGTACGCTGACCTTAACATTTTGTGGAAAATTTCCGGGGCAGTacctaaaattttaaacagtaaTTACTGTAGTGGACACtgtatattaaatgaataataaatataaataataaataaatatataattaggatACGACACGAAATGAATGATAATACATTTCGTGTAACAACTTTTAATCTTTTAAAAATGTCGATAAAATTACCAGTCTATGAAATAATTGGCTATtaattgttacaattttattgaTTACGATATCTAGTAATTAGTAAAATACTTTCCATTAGTGACCCAGGGGACCCCattataaaaacaacaaaaagttGAGAGTATAGTACATTACCTGAATGTTTATTTTCATCAATAGTGACCAGTTTCCAGCAGTTATCATCCCCAGTGAAGAACTGTGTGGTGCTTCCTTTCGTTATTGGGTTCCTTACCCCCCACATTTGCTGGAACTGAACTCTTATCTCATTGAATGTTTCAGTAATCACGGCTATGAAGACATTCTTCACTAGCCAGGCTAAAAAGAAGATCATGGTGCTGgaaaataacaataatgaaGTATTAATGCAGATTctccctttgaacgccacgcctatcgcgtgcgcgcgtcatcgtgagccttgtcggaatgcacgaaggttgatttTGGCCACGCGCGTCATTTGACGTCTTCCGTGGTCAATAGGTTAAATGATACCAGAGTAGAATTTGCACACTCCACTGTCATGCAACTGAGAAATAATTATTCTGACAATATGTCCCTTGCAAGAGTTGCAATGAATCAATGAAATCGCTTTGCCTATTATTTTTAAGCACGACCGCTAACACTCCAGTAAAAAAGATCTTTAGTGTTGAAAAATGAGGCCTTACCTAAAATAAAGAGCAGACCTCCATGTTGGCAATGAGTCAATGGCTCGGTACATAATAAATACCCATCCCTCCTGAGAAGATGCCTGGTACACCGTAAACAAACTTGTCACTGAaacgaaaaaatattgtaaacaattAATCTCAAAGTTTAGGACTAGGCTCTCACATTGCGAGGAAATTGGTCTATCTTaacacttaaaaattaaaacctatacttatttataacacACTTCCTGATAGAAGTCTACTATGATTCTTGGAAAACAGACTTTATGATTACAAGAATAAGGtttaaaatgatataaaaactATTTCTGGATCAAAAGACAACCAAGTATACAATACACATGCTCACCAAATTCCTCAAATCCTTGAAACCCCTGGATGTATTTGGACAGGTTGAGTTTCATACACTTCATTCCTTTAGGACACTGGTAGCCAGAGTCAGGATCAGGTGAACAAAATGTGTCAGGAATGGCCAGAGAGTTAATTGTTATATCACTGAaagttaagatatttattaatatttttgaaatgctGTGTAGTATGGTATAAAGGGtacaaatgaaatataaataatagtgaacataattatgttttctatatatgtgtatatatgtgTTTTAGGATTGTAGTTGTTCATAGAATAACTACAATgatattatctttattttgtGCTTGGGATATGGTTTGTATACATTTGATTTTCTACCTTGTTGTAATAATC
Proteins encoded:
- the LOC133517919 gene encoding sodium leak channel NALCN isoform X2, translating into MLGRKQSLKGEPVLADYGPEESLNESADIEWVNKLWVRRILRLCALMSLVSVSLNTPKSFEKYPSLQTITFAVDCSVTLFFTAEMIAKMHIRGILKGDVAYLKDHWCQFDASMVFFLWVSVLLQMFELTLIVPRYSYLSILRAPRPLIMIRFLRVFLKFSMPKSRINQIFKRSSQQIYNVTLFFLFFMSLYSLLGVQFFGELTHHCVRNTTSPNDITINSLAIPDTFCSPDPDSGYQCPKGMKCMKLNLSKYIQGFQGFEEFVTSLFTVYQASSQEGWVFIMYRAIDSLPTWRSALYFSTMIFFLAWLVKNVFIAVITETFNEIRVQFQQMWGVRNPITKGSTTQFFTGDDNCWKLVTIDENKHSGTAPEIFHKMLRSAYFRLLVMGVVLANGIITATMNFKHDGNPREFFYEKYYYIEIAFTIFLDLEALIKIWCLGWKGYFKHSVHKFELLLAIGTTIHIIPQLYMSGFTYFQVLRIVRLIKASPLLEGFVYKIFGPGKKLGSLIIFTMCLLIISSSISMQLFCFLCEFTKFEAFPEAFMSMFQILTQEAWVEVMDETMVRTSQTLTPLVAIYFILYHLFVTLIVLSLFVAVILDNLELDEDIKKLKQLRYRQQSAEIKESLPFRLRIFEKFPDSPQMTKLHKVPGDFNLPKVRESFMRQFVCEELEEEATGAPVKPRAPNGDESRRAYVGADKISFPYRKRCLVKTLVVAPPSQRPSSALRRHVVASIIEDSNNHRMVLGDSAMLATGGKSGLKSQGTISSAKQLRVDQKKFGSRSIRRSVRSGSIKLKQTYEHLLENGDIGAASRVVPSSRARPPYLDIRLLQAKRQQAEMRRNQREEDLRENHPLFDTPLLIVPRESRFRKICRAIVDARYDARLRDPVTGNERKVHYKSFHNFLGLVTYLDWVMIMVTTLSCFSMMFETPTYRVMENFVLQIAEYGFVVFMSFELALKILADGLFFTPKAYLKDAAAVLDVFIYIVSLTFLCWMPRRVPPGSAAQMLMILRCVRPLRIFTLVPHMRKVVYELCRGFKEILLVSTLLILLMFVFASYGVQLYGGRLARCNDPTILERENCVGVFMRRVFVTKMKIRPGPNETFPSMLVPRVWANPKRFNFDNIGDALLTLFEVLSFKGWLDVRDVLIKALGPMHAIYIHVYIFLGCMIGLTLFVGVVIANYSENKGTALLTVDQRRWCDLKKRLKIAQPLHLPPRPDGRKVRAFAYDVTQHIIFKRFIAIVVLINSGLLVVTWSRDSSSTEQLALVSALLTLVFVVEVLLKTVAFTPRGYWQSRRNRYDLLVTVAGCIWVFMHFTLKNDLSYFVGFMVVILRFFTITGKHTTLKMLMLTVGVSVCKSFFIIFGMFLLVFFYALAGTIVFGNVKYGEGIGRRANFNSPIHSVAMLFRIVTGEDWNKIMHDCMVAPPYCTPADNYWETDCGNFTASLAYFCTFYVIITYIVLNLLVAIIMENFSLFYSNEEDALLSYADIRNFQNTWNIVDVHQKGVIPVRKVKFILRLLKGRLECDTHKERLLFKYMCYELERLHNGEDVTFHDVINMLSYRTVDIRKSLQMEELLAREEFEFLIEEEVAKQTIRTWLEGCLKKIRANSSKQQTSLIAGLRKTNEQVVDMAEKLEKEKQEAEAQTSANAGRTEITESTSQPAISNITSSFDSQPKRSSTKQPFKRPGLPSIAILPRPESPESKKRYLQPTLSDPHPALNKKSPPASAAAAAVKSSTRPAHNSPAPRAEQPALSDVHSWWGAQLARHALQDRD
- the LOC133517919 gene encoding sodium leak channel NALCN isoform X1 — protein: MLGRKQSLKGEPVLADYGPEESLNESADIEWVNKLWVRRILRLCALMSLVSVSLNTPKSFEKYPSLQTITFAVDCSVTLFFTAEMIAKMHIRGILKGDVAYLKDHWCQFDASMVFFLWVSVLLQMFELTLIVPRYSYLSILRAPRPLIMIRFLRVFLKFSMPKSRINQIFKRSSQQIYNVTLFFLFFMSLYSLLGVQFFGELTHHCVRNTTSPNDITINSLAIPDTFCSPDPDSGYQCPKGMKCMKLNLSKYIQGFQGFEEFVTSLFTVYQASSQEGWVFIMYRAIDSLPTWRSALYFSTMIFFLAWLVKNVFIAVITETFNEIRVQFQQMWGVRNPITKGSTTQFFTGDDNCWKLVTIDENKHSGTAPEIFHKMLRSAYFRLLVMGVVLANGIITATMNFKHDGNPREFFYEKYYYIEIAFTIFLDLEALIKIWCLGWKGYFKHSVHKFELLLAIGTTIHIIPQLYMSGFTYFQVLRIVRLIKASPLLEGFVYKIFGPGKKLGSLIIFTMCLLIISSSISMQLFCFLCEFTKFEAFPEAFMSMFQILTQEAWVEVMDETMVRTSQTLTPLVAIYFILYHLFVTLIVLSLFVAVILDNLELDEDIKKLKQLRYRQQSAEIKESLPFRLRIFEKFPDSPQMTKLHKVPGDFNLPKVRESFMRQFVCEELEEEATGAPVKPRAPNGDESRRAYVGADKISFPYRKRCLVKTLVVAPPSQRPSSALRRHVVASIIEDSNNHRMVLGDSAMLATGGKSGLKSQGTISSAKQLRVDQKKFGSRSIRRSVRSGSIKLKQTYEHLLENGDIGAASRVVPSSRARPPYLDIRLLQAKRQQAEMRRNQREEDLRENHPLFDTPLLIVPRESRFRKICRAIVDARYDARLRDPVTGNERKVHYKSFHNFLGLVTYLDWVMIMVTTLSCFSMMFETPTYRVMENFVLQIAEYGFVVFMSFELALKILADGLFFTPKAYLKDAAAVLDVFIYIVSLTFLCWMPRRVPPGSAAQMLMILRCVRPLRIFTLVPHMRKVVYELCRGFKEILLVSTLLILLMFVFASYGVQLYGGRLARCNDPTILERENCVGVFMRRVFVTKMKIRPGPNETFPSMLVPRVWANPKRFNFDNIGDALLTLFEVLSFKGWLDVRDVLIKALGPMHAIYIHVYIFLGCMIGLTLFVGVVIANYSENKGTALLTVDQRRWCDLKKRLKIAQPLHLPPRPDGRKVRAFAYDVTQHIIFKRFIAIVVLINSGLLVVTWSRDSSSTEQLALVSALLTLVFVVEVLLKTVAFTPRGYWQSRRNRYDLLVTVAGCIWVFMHFTLKNDLSYFVGFMVVILRFFTITGKHTTLKMLMLTVGVSVCKSFFIIFGMFLLVFFYALAGTIVFGNVKYGEGIGRRANFNSPIHSVAMLFRIVTGEDWNKIMHDCMVAPPYCTPADNYWETDCGNFTASLAYFCTFYVIITYIVLNLLVAIIMENFSLFYSNEEDALLSYADIRNFQNTWNIVDVHQKGVIPVRKVKFILRLLKGRLECDTHKERLLFKYMCYELERLHNGEDVTFHDVINMLSYRTVDIRKSLQMEELLAREEFEFLIEEEVAKQTIRTWLEGCLKKIRANSSKQQTSLIAGLRKTNEQVVDMAEKLEKEKQEAEAQQTSANAGRTEITESTSQPAISNITSSFDSQPKRSSTKQPFKRPGLPSIAILPRPESPESKKRYLQPTLSDPHPALNKKSPPASAAAAAVKSSTRPAHNSPAPRAEQPALSDVHSWWGAQLARHALQDRD